The genomic DNA tatatatatataaaattagtatagatagacttaatattttgggggtataattattatagtatatataattattataattattataaattttatagttaatttaatatatatatatatatatatatatgtttattataatttttaggggtataaaattgtaaaattaatgtatataattattacagtattttttgagggttataaaattataaaaataatattctgcttatcgtgtatcgtgtttacccacgtgtatacccgacccaacccgttatcttaacaggtgcttatcgggttacccgataagacccgattcgttatcgtgtcgacccaaacacctgttaatttcgtgtcgtgtcgtgtcgggttatcgggtcgtgtcagaaattgccaggtctacttccaacacaatgatgaggatttggtttgtaattgcatgactgttaaaaagagttataaacatggtgaaaagtttgatttactcttggtatatgcttggttatggttataatgtatgacttcacatgcaatcataaaagaaaaattcgtttttgtaacatgcttgaaggaaggaactcaaacaaacgctacaaccctgtgagactcgagccattaccttctttggagagttataatctgtgattctttgttttctaaagttgttgcatgatctcattattccttgcttggttgctacttagaatgcaattgtatcatgatagaactaaatgctagaacttatatccgtttcattcaaagcatgacattgaattgcataacatatatcaagatgaagttgtgtagttgccaccatagccaaatagccttacttcccatatttcgtatatgttgtaagttttaactccgttgagctttgtttagcctttattccttgttaacccacattatcctcacctagcctagtttaggacagtccacacccttgttcttaaaagatagtgagcatgacttaaatgaattccttttgagttacattatgcaagaaaataagtgtgggggaaggaatgtttgttcttaagtttatatgtatgttttgaatttcaaaaaaaaaaaaaaaaaaaaaaaaatgtaagaatgagtgattaagtgttgaatgttgaagaaggggtccaaaacaccaaatctggccttaaattgtataaattttccctttttgttcaaaagttgagttttcattcaaaagaaaattctaagttgattcgaatgctttgctcactatttctttaagaacctttgttttccatatcccttctttgttatccacacaccccaagccccattacaacccgtgacttcaaacttgagtgttatgtgtttcaatttgtggagtttgaacttggtatgagcatatggtgtcactggttctcgcatctaagtaggagcattccattcatgagatcatacctaaacatgcttattaactccagaaattgctttctttgagatatatatatatatatatatatatatatatgtgaatgttcttttcatgtttacatcaatctcctcacatataactagattagggtgtgtagttagaaattctgagtgaaaattgagggCATATCTTGTCAGGAagtgagcaaattctctaaggcatgttactacattcaaaacatggttttaaatgcttaattgtgaactagtatgtggtgactatgattaagaatgtacttaagtgtaaagatgactTAAATCTGTGGAGATAACGATTTTTAAcatgtcttgtgcattggaaatccctgaggcaacgttggaaggtttagattgtcttttgtttgttttgttttgtttcgttttgtttagtttgtttgttttgctcgaggactagcaaaagctaagtgtggggggatttgataggagcatatttatgcgccttagtttgcttgttctGAAGTCTATTTGGTGGACCTCCAAAACGTTGCAATGTTCCTAACGATAAAGACAtaattgatttgagaatgtgtcTTGCATGGGTCAGACCAGAAAACAGTGTGAGCAAACTAACAAGGCAAACATATTCTGAAGACCATATTCTAAGAGATGTTGGGATAAAATAAGCTCAAATCCGTAGTATTAAAAAAACGTATTTTATCACCAATTTGGGGGTGGAGTGTAGGCGCATTGTGGtttttgtcaaaagattaacagcgaaagAGATGTTTGATTTAGTGGAGCTATTAACGCCAATTGCACTCAGATGTAAAACTTCAGGCTCAATAACTTCTTAAGGGGCCTCATTTTGCATCTAGCATATGAACGATTATGGGTGTACTAAAAAACAATACGTTATGAGAATAGTTCGACTAGTGAACCAAAATACCGTACAATACTTGAACTTTAGACCAAGATGGAAACGAGAATAGTGTTAGAAACAACATTAGTCATTAAGGGTGCGTTTTTTGTACCAGattatctcggactggattagcttaaGGGACTAACCCAGATTGGCTTAGCATTGACTAAGCAGTACTAGAAttgtgaagcgtttggtgcgtGCTGGACTCGCTAggactaaatttttattttttttgcatttttaattatgaaaacTTGCCACCGAGTACTACGTCTAGTGGTATCCTCTTCACCTGcaagtaagaggtcttatgttcgattctcaccaaaagcaaatttgaaccacattattgttagctcattgtgaggctaagcccaccccccctccaccttagtgtagataatatcatttgttcaaaaaaaaaaatatatatatatatatatatatatatatatatatatatatatatatatatatatatgaaaacttctactttcttgttcttgtctAAAAGGCTAAGATGCActctataaataaaaattgtaaaggaaaatcctttcttttttagaatttataaatgtgaaagacaaaaaaaattgaaaaagagaaAACATATTGTTATTTGTAAAACCTAGACAAACTACGCTACTCATGTCTACTTTCCTCACCGCCACTCCAACTGCACAAGCCCAATCCATACAATTTTTTTGTTCTCACTGCAGATTGCGCCTAATTAAGTTGGATTTTCTTCTAAAATTTATGTTTTCCTTCATTACTACAattcaatttcttcaatttgtatGACATCTGCGCCCTTCCCATCTTTGAACGACGACTCGAAAAACCAACCTAGAAATCAATTGACGACTCGAAAAGCAAAAGACCAAACCCAAGCAAGAAGGACAAAAGGGAGAAGGAGAGATAGAGGACACTGTTTCAGGAGGAAGAGTTTATGGAAAGTACAGCAAAGGGAAGAAGGAAGATAATCTTAGCTAATACCGTGTTGTAGCTCCAGATTAGATAACGACTTTTAGTGATGCGGTTAGTCGGAACGAGTCCGACTTAGTCTCATTAATAGCAGTCCAGTTCAGTTCAATGAGACCTAAGAGTATCTCcgaaggagatgtcaaaattgcCACATAGGcatacaacaataaaaaatgaCAGCAAACTCTCTCCAAATGagccttcaatttcttaagtggtGCTGAGTCATTTGAAGACAAAGccttttgctgtcaaatttgacagaagatgtcaaatttattaaatgatattttaataattaatataatatataataaatgttgttatatatttgaaatatttgattggttgctTTAATCATTGGACtccacaaaaatataaaaaatttattaaatgacattattatttgacatatcgggtgaagcaaaatattgtataaaatgtcaaattgccacataatttatcaactatcattttgatgtttaaaatttgacatctcctttaaaAATGTTAAAGATGACAAACAAATGAACCCTAAAAGTTTGGTGTTCCCGTGTCAGGCACGAGCCATTTAGCCTAAAAAACGACATTAGTCATTAAAAGTTTAGGGTCACCGTGTCAGGCACGAGCCAATTCCCCCCAAAAACGACATTATTCATTAGGGTTGGCATAAAACCAAACACTCTCCAACGTCCAACAAACTTCCACTCTCTGCAAACTTCGCGGTTTCAATGGCGCCCCTAACCCGCCTATCAAAACCCTCCTTCTCCTCCGTCTACCGCATAAGCCGGTGCCTGTACTCAGGCGCCGCCCCTGAGACCACCTCTCATGGCGCCTCGCCTTACAGCCGGCGCTTGGGGCCCACGCCCAATCTCGCCGTCAAGGATCCCAAGGACCGCAGCGTGCAGTGGGTCTTCCTGGGCTCGCCGGGCGTTGGAAAAGGCACGTACGCCAGCCGGCTCTCGAATCTCCTCGGCGTTCCTCACATCGCCACCGGAGATCTCGTCCGCGAAGAGCTCGCTTCCTCCGGCCCTCTCTCTCAAGAGGTTTTTGAATCTTCTgattgcttttttttctttttctttccgtCAGATCTGCATTTTATTGGGTTTTGATTGTCTGCGATTGTTTTATGGTGTTGTAGTTATCAGAGATCGTGAACCAGGGGAAGTTGGTGTCTGATGAGATCATAATAAACTTGTTGTCGAAGAGATTGGAGGCTGGGGGAGCTAAAGGGGAACTGGGTTTTATTCTCGATGGTTTTCCTCGAACGATTAGACAAGCTGTAAGTGTTTTCGCTggaataatgtgattcaaagtAGTATGAAAGATCTTTGATTTAGAAATGTATGTGGGTTCTTTGCGATTTAAACGAATTTGATTGATGTAAATGAGTAATTGACTGATTGAAAGCTGATATCTTGGAATTATGAATGCTACGTTGTATTGAATTGGTGAAAATGTGCATGAGGATTGATTGAGTGTAACTATGTTATGTGTATTAGGAAATATTGGAAGGGGTGACGGAGGTTGACTTGGTGCTCAATCTGAAGCTCCGGGAAGATGTGCTGCTCGAGAAATGCCTTGGGAGGAGAACTTGTAGTCAGTGCGGTGGAAATTTTAATGTGGCATCCATTAATGTCACGGGCGCAAATGGTCATCCTGCAATTAGCATGGCTCCCCTTCTTCCCCCTGCACATTGTATGTCAAAGCTTGTTACTCGAGCAGATGACACTGAAGAAGTGATTAAACATCGGATTCACGTGTACAATGAAAAGGTATTGCTTTATTTTCCTATCATGTGATCAGGGGCATATTTGAATAACATGTTTAAATACAAAAGGTCGATGAGGGCAGAAGAGAGAAAATAGTTCTTTTCCATTTTATCTTCAATTATTCAACTTTGATAAATTTTATTCTCAATGGTTCTCGCAGAGTCGGCCTGTAGAGGAGTTTTACCGTAGTCGGGGGAAACTGTTGGAGTTTGATTTGCCAGGAGGGATCCAAGAGTCTTGGCCCAAGTTGCTTGAAGTTCTTAATCTCGATGATTACAAGGAGAAGCAGTCTGCTGTTGCATAATTTATTATATTGCACCTTGAAAAGGTGAACACGCCATTCTCTTGACGCTTAAGGTGCGAGCTAGGGTTTTggataatttcaattttttggaaGGTTGTTTTTTCATGGAGAGAATTTGGTTATATTGCATCGGGAGCGAGTCTTTCCATTACTATTGTTTAGTTGAGCGGATGATTTATTTACCTACAATTTTGGCAGCAATAAGCCCCGATAAAGGAGGCTGAGCATACTGTATTCTTGTAACGTATAATTGATTAATATATAGCAAATTGCATCCTGTGGGGCTCAATAATTGGTTTTGATTCTCAACTGAAACCTGTTCctatgatttttcgttttgtCCTCTGCGACTTGATATTTCGttcttatcttcttctttttttcctttgaaaagTGACACATACAATACTGTAGTATAGTATCAGATGAACGAGTCATGCTAAGATATCCGATGTTATGATACATGCTCATTTTGTCCTCTGCGACTTGATATTTCGTTCAACCTTGTTTGTTTCCAGATTTTTCTTGCACTGGCCGAGTTGATTGGCACTAGTTCTGCCAATCATCAAGTAATCAGTTGCAGACATTGAATCTCGGCACAATACCAGCTCTTGACTGCATAAGTTTAAGCGGTTTCAAGATAGAATGTGCCGTACATTTGAAGTAAAAAATCTTTTCACACTTGCTTTACAATTAGATCGTAGTTATAATGCCAGTGCTTAGACTTTATGGGGTTCTTATGCATTAtgaatgattgtgtttctgaACTATTTAGTGGGTTATACTTTGTCTCTTTCAATTACAGCTGAAACTTTGAAGAGGAAGATCAGATTGTAGAGAAGATCCATGTTCGATTCTTGGTGGTTTTTT from Pyrus communis chromosome 17, drPyrComm1.1, whole genome shotgun sequence includes the following:
- the LOC137723295 gene encoding adenylate kinase 1, chloroplastic-like, which produces MAPLTRLSKPSFSSVYRISRCLYSGAAPETTSHGASPYSRRLGPTPNLAVKDPKDRSVQWVFLGSPGVGKGTYASRLSNLLGVPHIATGDLVREELASSGPLSQELSEIVNQGKLVSDEIIINLLSKRLEAGGAKGELGFILDGFPRTIRQAEILEGVTEVDLVLNLKLREDVLLEKCLGRRTCSQCGGNFNVASINVTGANGHPAISMAPLLPPAHCMSKLVTRADDTEEVIKHRIHVYNEKSRPVEEFYRSRGKLLEFDLPGGIQESWPKLLEVLNLDDYKEKQSAVA